From one Aggregicoccus sp. 17bor-14 genomic stretch:
- a CDS encoding DUF2378 family protein has translation MLQDEPLVFQQTIEGLVRSLGPALDTSCRERLKQRASLDLSRPLLPAYPFADFVTMLKVAAEAVAPGAPEPEGMYRVGRGYISGYGDTLMGRALLGFIRVVGPRRALERMTQNFRTANNYTRAELAHLEPGHSQLRLSRVHFHDFYRGLLEAALEASGAQEARVTLARREDDWAVFDVRWR, from the coding sequence ATGCTCCAAGACGAACCCCTGGTCTTCCAGCAGACCATCGAAGGCCTGGTACGCAGCCTGGGCCCGGCGCTCGACACCTCCTGCCGCGAGCGGCTGAAGCAGCGCGCGAGCCTGGACCTCTCCCGGCCGCTCTTGCCCGCCTATCCCTTCGCGGACTTCGTCACCATGCTGAAGGTGGCGGCCGAGGCGGTGGCCCCCGGCGCCCCCGAGCCCGAGGGCATGTACCGCGTGGGCCGCGGCTACATCTCCGGCTACGGGGACACGCTGATGGGCCGCGCGCTGCTCGGCTTCATCCGCGTGGTGGGGCCGCGGCGCGCGCTGGAGCGGATGACCCAGAACTTCCGCACCGCGAACAACTACACCCGCGCGGAGCTCGCGCACCTGGAGCCCGGCCACAGCCAGCTGCGGCTCTCGCGCGTGCACTTCCACGACTTCTACCGCGGCCTGCTCGAGGCGGCGCTCGAGGCGAGCGGCGCGCAGGAGGCCCGCGTCACGCTCGCGCGGCGCGAGGACGACTGGGCCGTGTTCGACGTGCGCTGGCGCTAG
- a CDS encoding zinc-dependent alcohol dehydrogenase family protein yields the protein MKTVQFSRLGEPADVLEVQEVPTPAPGPGQVRVRLTARAIHPSDLMNVRGLYGRPPPLPFCPGNDAAGTVDAVGPEVKGFKVGDRVMLLLGATGGRGTWMEQVVVPAQMLVPTPAALSDAQAGALWVNYLSIWVMAVELLQVPQGGLLLQTAAGSQLGRAMMELARLRGFGLVNVVRRREQAEELKALGAENVVCTADERLPERVRALTGGKGVHWAIDAVGGTTGAQVVESLAVGGRCLLFGALDGRAISLEPGPVLFKELVIQGFWLTRWLQATPPERVRPVLETIIGHAVRGDFKPAIDQSFPLAQVKEAVVRAETPGRTGSVVLVP from the coding sequence ATGAAGACCGTCCAGTTCTCCCGGCTCGGTGAGCCCGCAGACGTGCTCGAAGTGCAGGAGGTCCCCACGCCCGCGCCTGGGCCCGGCCAGGTGCGCGTGCGGCTCACGGCGAGGGCCATCCACCCCTCGGACCTGATGAACGTGCGCGGCCTCTACGGCCGCCCGCCGCCCCTGCCCTTCTGCCCGGGCAACGACGCGGCCGGCACGGTGGACGCGGTGGGCCCGGAGGTGAAGGGCTTCAAGGTGGGCGACCGCGTGATGCTGCTGCTCGGGGCCACGGGGGGCCGGGGCACGTGGATGGAGCAGGTGGTGGTGCCCGCGCAGATGCTGGTGCCCACGCCGGCGGCGCTGAGCGACGCGCAGGCGGGCGCGCTGTGGGTGAACTACCTGAGCATCTGGGTGATGGCGGTGGAGCTCCTGCAGGTGCCGCAGGGCGGGCTGCTGCTGCAGACGGCGGCGGGCTCGCAGCTGGGCCGCGCGATGATGGAGCTCGCGCGGCTGCGCGGCTTCGGGCTGGTGAACGTGGTGCGCCGCCGCGAGCAGGCGGAGGAGCTGAAGGCCCTCGGCGCCGAGAACGTGGTGTGCACGGCGGACGAGCGCTTGCCCGAGCGCGTACGGGCGCTCACCGGCGGCAAGGGCGTGCACTGGGCCATCGACGCGGTGGGCGGTACGACGGGCGCGCAGGTGGTGGAGTCGCTCGCGGTGGGTGGGCGCTGCCTGCTCTTCGGCGCGCTGGACGGGCGCGCGATTTCGCTCGAGCCCGGGCCGGTGCTCTTCAAGGAGCTGGTCATCCAGGGCTTCTGGCTCACGCGCTGGCTGCAGGCGACCCCGCCCGAGCGCGTGCGCCCGGTGCTGGAGACGATCATCGGCCACGCGGTGCGCGGGGACTTCAAGCCGGCCATCGACCAGAGCTTCCCGCTCGCGCAGGTGAAGGAAGCCGTGGTGCGCGCCGAGACCCCGGGACGCACGGGCTCGGTGGTGCTGGTGCCCTGA
- a CDS encoding carboxypeptidase regulatory-like domain-containing protein, giving the protein MRLPACLLLALLALPAAARTRTVVGMVSDAAGRPVAGATVRVFQLPPDAPGWVPWQSCGAIDPVTKRSFSCEDEARLRIERVQKRRGQAREVAQTRTDAQGAFQLKGLPRGSYSLWAEDPVGGAGVALFTVPAEQALAVSLERSIARPLQVQDDAAQPLGGVTATLVAIPSGRFFVRRADSRGAVSLQGLPAGEYALVALQRGFLPEHLSLELPSTRGPLLTLYRPRSFIGHLHRAGVPVAGAEIALDGRPAARTNDEGLFALEGLRAGVHRLEAHVGRDFLREHVEVGGRLGSEPVDFELETLGHLVGRVVDAAGEAVPYAEVGLETSRQGGLPPFTADAQGRFQQWLEPDVYDVLARAPGRVSCAIKALSLQEAETKEATCTMGTQVAVRGQVVDPQGEPVPGVEIVASAAPTQWPPPSARTDAKGRFSLAGVGAGDVVLEAKKGSLLFARVQAHAPAEALVVKLQTLGSLTARVEDAHGKPLAGLPVLLGGPGLERHVELVLGAGVRQMSDAAGSVHFDGLPADAYEVTVQREVEGLRLEVRAQVHVQEGVSGRVLLRFAGTEGADRLRGRVVDAEGVGIAGAEVWVGSASGAERAADGTTRVTSGTTLTDASGHFASAPLPPGRFEVFASAEGYRPMDPLEVGRDEGALELVLARQHYVLARVVDAQGVPVPRVSVDGHAQGGPDGALRHPIYVDGIMKLRIGAPGFAEVERRIEVRVERDADLGEVTLGGGAALQGVVVASDGHTPVAGATVGLLDEKEDGQEFGTSTETRTNALGQFHFENVPEHLRLLRADAGARGAARLLVRDASQPLRLRLEENVTVQGRVLDQAGRPVSDAWVELACEQGQWGRTKTDSQGRYALQAAPRGTCTVRAEPPDAPSSSAPPPPAYAPVELRLPSAGSVQVELRPRQGKASLRVRLPGGNEFVQLALFRGGVALPREQAAMERLRRLALPEDPNLVFTGEDGLTYITNGPDTYVYRGLEPGAYTLIVTEESASGLRAQLYPVTLREGAEQTLSVPFPTAGTVLEP; this is encoded by the coding sequence ATGCGCCTGCCCGCCTGCTTGCTGCTCGCACTCCTCGCCCTGCCAGCCGCCGCGCGCACCCGCACCGTGGTGGGCATGGTGAGCGATGCCGCGGGAAGGCCCGTGGCCGGCGCCACCGTGCGCGTGTTCCAGCTGCCTCCGGATGCGCCCGGCTGGGTGCCCTGGCAGAGCTGCGGCGCCATCGACCCTGTGACGAAGCGCAGCTTCTCGTGCGAGGACGAGGCCCGCCTGCGCATCGAGCGCGTGCAGAAGCGGCGGGGCCAGGCGCGCGAGGTAGCGCAGACGCGCACCGATGCGCAGGGTGCGTTCCAGCTCAAGGGGCTGCCGCGCGGGAGCTACTCGCTCTGGGCGGAGGACCCCGTGGGTGGCGCGGGCGTGGCACTGTTCACCGTTCCCGCTGAACAGGCCCTGGCGGTCTCGCTCGAGCGCTCCATCGCCAGGCCACTGCAGGTCCAGGACGATGCGGCGCAGCCCCTCGGCGGTGTGACGGCGACGCTGGTGGCCATTCCTTCCGGCCGCTTCTTCGTGCGCCGCGCGGACTCCCGCGGCGCGGTGTCGCTGCAGGGGTTGCCTGCGGGGGAGTACGCCCTCGTCGCGCTCCAGAGGGGCTTTCTCCCCGAGCACCTGTCCCTGGAGCTGCCGAGCACCCGCGGCCCGCTGCTGACGCTCTATCGTCCGCGCTCCTTCATCGGCCACCTGCACCGCGCAGGCGTGCCGGTGGCAGGCGCCGAGATCGCGCTCGACGGACGCCCCGCAGCCCGCACGAATGACGAAGGGTTGTTCGCGCTGGAGGGCTTGCGCGCCGGCGTCCACCGGCTCGAGGCGCATGTAGGGAGAGACTTCCTGCGAGAGCACGTCGAGGTGGGCGGTCGGCTCGGGAGCGAGCCCGTGGACTTCGAGCTCGAGACCCTGGGCCACCTGGTGGGCCGCGTGGTGGACGCCGCAGGAGAGGCAGTGCCCTACGCCGAGGTCGGGCTCGAGACGAGCCGCCAAGGGGGCCTGCCGCCCTTCACCGCGGACGCACAGGGCCGCTTCCAGCAGTGGCTCGAGCCCGACGTCTACGACGTCCTCGCGCGCGCCCCCGGGCGGGTCTCGTGCGCGATCAAGGCACTCTCGCTTCAGGAGGCAGAGACGAAGGAGGCGACGTGCACGATGGGGACGCAGGTCGCAGTTCGCGGTCAGGTGGTGGACCCACAGGGAGAGCCGGTGCCCGGCGTGGAGATTGTCGCCTCCGCCGCTCCCACGCAGTGGCCCCCGCCCAGCGCCCGAACGGATGCGAAGGGCCGCTTCTCGTTGGCCGGGGTAGGGGCGGGCGACGTCGTCCTCGAGGCGAAGAAGGGCTCGCTGCTGTTCGCGCGCGTCCAGGCGCACGCTCCCGCCGAGGCCCTGGTCGTGAAGCTGCAAACGCTCGGCTCACTCACCGCGCGCGTAGAGGATGCGCATGGGAAGCCACTCGCCGGCCTGCCGGTCCTCCTGGGCGGGCCTGGCCTCGAGCGGCACGTCGAGCTCGTGCTCGGCGCCGGGGTGCGACAGATGAGTGATGCAGCGGGGAGCGTGCACTTCGATGGGCTGCCTGCAGATGCCTACGAAGTCACCGTGCAGCGCGAGGTGGAAGGACTGCGGCTCGAGGTCCGTGCCCAGGTCCACGTGCAGGAGGGAGTCAGCGGTCGCGTCCTCCTGCGGTTTGCCGGGACGGAGGGGGCGGACCGCCTCCGGGGCCGGGTGGTCGATGCAGAAGGGGTGGGCATCGCGGGTGCAGAGGTCTGGGTGGGCTCCGCGTCCGGTGCGGAGCGCGCAGCGGACGGCACCACCCGGGTGACGAGCGGCACGACCTTGACGGACGCGAGTGGCCACTTCGCCTCCGCGCCGCTTCCTCCAGGGCGCTTCGAGGTCTTCGCCTCGGCGGAGGGGTATCGACCGATGGACCCGCTGGAGGTGGGCCGAGATGAAGGGGCGCTCGAGCTGGTGCTTGCGCGACAGCACTACGTCCTCGCGCGGGTCGTGGATGCGCAGGGCGTCCCCGTACCCCGCGTGTCCGTCGACGGCCACGCGCAGGGTGGCCCTGACGGAGCGCTGAGGCACCCCATCTACGTCGACGGCATCATGAAGCTGCGCATCGGCGCTCCCGGCTTCGCCGAGGTCGAGCGGCGCATCGAGGTGCGCGTGGAGCGCGACGCGGACCTCGGGGAGGTGACCCTCGGCGGAGGCGCTGCGCTTCAGGGGGTGGTCGTGGCCTCAGATGGGCATACCCCCGTTGCTGGAGCGACGGTCGGGCTGCTCGACGAGAAGGAGGACGGCCAGGAGTTCGGGACGAGTACGGAGACCCGCACGAATGCGCTAGGGCAGTTCCACTTCGAGAACGTACCGGAGCACCTGCGGCTGCTCCGTGCGGATGCGGGGGCGCGCGGTGCCGCACGGCTCCTGGTGCGTGACGCCTCGCAGCCGCTGCGGCTGCGGCTGGAGGAGAACGTCACCGTCCAGGGGCGCGTGCTCGACCAAGCGGGCCGTCCCGTCTCCGACGCATGGGTCGAGCTCGCCTGCGAGCAGGGCCAGTGGGGAAGGACGAAGACGGATTCGCAGGGACGCTATGCGCTCCAGGCCGCGCCTCGCGGTACCTGCACCGTGAGGGCAGAGCCACCCGATGCGCCGTCTTCCTCGGCGCCTCCGCCACCCGCGTATGCCCCCGTGGAGCTCCGGCTCCCCTCCGCCGGGTCGGTCCAGGTGGAGCTCCGTCCACGGCAGGGAAAGGCCTCGCTGCGGGTGCGCCTGCCCGGGGGCAACGAGTTCGTCCAGCTCGCCCTGTTCAGGGGCGGCGTGGCGCTCCCGCGCGAGCAGGCGGCGATGGAGCGCCTGCGCCGGCTCGCGCTGCCGGAGGACCCGAACCTCGTCTTCACCGGCGAGGATGGGCTGACGTACATCACCAATGGCCCCGACACGTACGTCTACCGAGGGCTCGAGCCTGGTGCCTACACGCTCATCGTAACGGAGGAGAGCGCTTCGGGGCTGCGCGCGCAGCTCTACCCGGTGACGCTGCGCGAGGGCGCGGAGCAGACGCTCTCCGTGCCCTTTCCCACTGCAGGTACGGTGCTCGAACCCTGA
- a CDS encoding AMP-binding protein, with translation MRLSYAHGTSATPLLGETLGRNLQRTVERVPDAEALVVRSQGFRATYRELWALTGRLARALMALGVARGERVAIWSPNRYEWVALQYATARMGAVLVNVNPAYRTSELEYALSQSGVSVLLLSARFRQTDYVAMLAEVRPRLPQLREAIVFEEGWERLLAGAERVSEAELAAREDALQFDDPINIQYTSGTTGFPKGATLSHHNILNNGFFIGETLGYSEKDRVCIPVPFYHCFGMVLGNLACTTHGACMVIPGEAFDPVLALEAVQAERCTALYGVPTMFIAELDHPRFSEFDLSSLRTGIMAGSPCPVETMKQVQSRMHMREVSICYGMTETSPVSAQTATDDPLEKRVGTVGRVHPHLELKVVDPETGAVLPQGQKGELCTRGYSVMLGYWSNAEATAQAIDAAGWMHTGDLAVMDADGYVNIVGRIKDMIIRGGENVYPREVEEFLHTHPAISEAQVIGVPSERYGEEVMAWVRLKPNAAASEEALKAFCTGRIATFKIPRYWKFVDAFPMTVTGKVQKFKMREQSVEELKLHVAAGVRTA, from the coding sequence ATGCGCCTGTCGTATGCCCATGGGACCAGCGCCACGCCGCTGCTCGGCGAGACGCTCGGACGCAACCTGCAGCGCACGGTGGAGCGGGTGCCGGACGCAGAGGCCCTGGTGGTGCGCTCGCAGGGCTTTCGCGCCACCTACCGCGAGCTGTGGGCGCTCACCGGCCGGCTCGCCCGCGCGCTGATGGCGCTGGGCGTCGCGCGCGGCGAGCGTGTGGCCATCTGGTCTCCCAACCGCTACGAGTGGGTGGCGCTGCAGTACGCCACCGCGCGCATGGGCGCGGTGCTGGTGAACGTCAACCCGGCCTACCGCACCTCGGAGCTGGAGTACGCGCTCTCGCAGTCGGGCGTGAGCGTGCTCTTGCTCTCGGCGCGCTTCCGGCAGACGGACTACGTGGCCATGCTCGCCGAGGTGCGCCCGCGCCTGCCGCAGCTGCGCGAGGCCATCGTGTTCGAGGAGGGCTGGGAGCGGCTGCTCGCGGGCGCGGAGCGGGTGAGCGAGGCGGAGCTCGCCGCGCGCGAGGACGCCCTGCAGTTCGATGACCCCATCAACATCCAGTACACGAGCGGCACCACGGGCTTCCCCAAGGGCGCCACGCTCAGCCACCACAACATCCTCAACAACGGCTTCTTCATCGGGGAGACGCTCGGCTACTCGGAGAAGGACCGCGTCTGCATCCCGGTGCCCTTCTACCACTGCTTCGGCATGGTGCTGGGGAACCTCGCCTGCACCACCCACGGCGCGTGCATGGTCATCCCGGGCGAGGCCTTCGACCCCGTGCTCGCGCTGGAGGCGGTGCAGGCCGAGCGCTGCACGGCGCTCTACGGCGTGCCCACCATGTTCATCGCGGAGCTGGACCACCCGCGCTTCTCGGAGTTCGACCTGAGCTCCCTGCGCACCGGCATCATGGCCGGCTCGCCCTGCCCGGTGGAGACGATGAAGCAGGTGCAGAGCCGCATGCACATGCGCGAGGTGAGCATCTGCTACGGGATGACCGAGACCTCGCCGGTGTCCGCGCAGACGGCGACGGATGACCCGTTGGAGAAGCGCGTGGGTACCGTGGGCCGCGTGCACCCGCACCTGGAGCTCAAGGTGGTGGACCCGGAGACGGGCGCGGTGCTTCCCCAGGGCCAGAAGGGCGAGCTGTGCACGCGCGGCTACAGCGTGATGCTCGGCTACTGGAGCAACGCGGAGGCCACCGCGCAGGCCATCGATGCGGCGGGCTGGATGCACACCGGCGACCTCGCGGTAATGGACGCGGACGGCTACGTGAACATCGTGGGCCGCATCAAGGACATGATCATCCGCGGCGGCGAGAACGTGTACCCGCGCGAGGTGGAGGAGTTCCTCCACACCCACCCCGCCATCAGCGAGGCCCAGGTCATCGGTGTGCCCAGCGAGCGCTACGGCGAGGAGGTGATGGCCTGGGTGCGCCTCAAGCCCAACGCCGCGGCGAGTGAGGAGGCGCTCAAGGCCTTCTGCACCGGGCGCATCGCCACGTTCAAGATTCCCCGCTACTGGAAGTTCGTGGACGCCTTCCCCATGACCGTCACGGGCAAGGTGCAGAAGTTCAAGATGCGCGAGCAGTCCGTCGAGGAGCTGAAGCTGCACGTGGCGGCCGGCGTGCGCACCGCCTGA
- a CDS encoding SDR family NAD(P)-dependent oxidoreductase, translating to MSRLVGKVAIVTGASSGLGRAIALRYALEGASLVLGDIDEDGGRETLALLPEPARARSRFRRLDVTREEDCEAAVAEAVSVYGRLDILVANAGIGAPGFIATLRKEDFERVVAVNLTGVFLCAKHAFRAMQKNGGGSILTMASVAGLQGTMMLGGYGPSKAGTIQLTQTLALEGARFNIRANAIAPVWTQTPMVDAFVKGLRAGEEQGKARLTADIPLGRLGRPEDVAAAAVFLASDEASFITGVVLPLDGGHLAGRIPQG from the coding sequence ATGTCGCGCCTCGTCGGGAAGGTCGCCATCGTCACCGGAGCCAGCTCGGGGCTGGGCCGCGCCATCGCGCTTCGCTACGCGCTCGAGGGTGCCTCGCTCGTGCTGGGGGACATCGACGAGGACGGCGGCCGCGAGACGCTCGCGCTCCTGCCCGAGCCCGCGCGGGCGCGCTCGCGCTTCCGCCGCCTGGACGTGACGCGCGAGGAGGACTGCGAGGCAGCGGTCGCCGAGGCGGTGAGCGTGTACGGCCGGCTGGACATCCTGGTGGCCAACGCGGGCATCGGCGCGCCGGGCTTCATCGCCACGCTGCGCAAGGAGGACTTCGAGCGCGTGGTCGCGGTGAACCTCACCGGCGTGTTCCTCTGCGCGAAGCACGCATTCCGCGCGATGCAGAAGAACGGCGGCGGCAGCATCCTCACCATGGCGAGCGTGGCGGGGCTGCAGGGCACGATGATGCTGGGCGGCTACGGCCCCTCGAAGGCGGGCACCATCCAGCTCACGCAGACGCTGGCGCTCGAGGGCGCGCGCTTCAACATCCGCGCGAATGCGATTGCGCCGGTGTGGACGCAGACGCCCATGGTGGACGCCTTCGTGAAGGGCCTGCGCGCGGGCGAGGAGCAGGGCAAGGCGCGGCTCACCGCGGACATCCCGCTCGGTCGGCTCGGGCGCCCCGAGGACGTGGCGGCGGCCGCGGTGTTCCTCGCCTCCGACGAGGCCAGCTTCATCACCGGCGTGGTGCTGCCGCTGGACGGCGGGCACCTCGCGGGGCGCATCCCGCAGGGCTGA
- a CDS encoding serine hydrolase domain-containing protein: protein MPRSLSRLVPVALAGTAAIALLTGADTAKPQTQWQARPSEAARVTRVEKTLPPYALPGGKPTKLTLQQWMALYKIPGLSVAVFDKGALVWARSYGVKQSGGSEPVAIDTLFQAASISKPVTALAVLHEAEQRKWSLDGNLNDLLVSWKVPDNEFTTKEKVTLRRVLSHNAGLTVHGFPGYAVDEPLPTLKQVLDGQKPANTDPIRVDMVPGTETRYSGGGYVVLQQLLIDQTKKPFAQELQEVVLGPLGMEHSTFEQPLPAARAGNAATATYASGESVKGRWHVYPEMAPAGLWTTPTDLTKVALEVLQARAGKSQRVLSQAMAKQMLTKQSDGYGLGFHVEEGSEEFGHGGSNEGFQSLLAVFGDARSGVAMMANSDNGAFLFTRIAAAIAKEYGWKGFDMRRLESPLMTADLIARLQGADAVLAFFKSMEGKGPGGRGLPPQLLSQVGYGQLLSGKYADAIKLLQEAARLAPADADTHDTLGEAYSKAGQKEQAIASYRKSLQLDPKNTNAVRMLEKLGAKP, encoded by the coding sequence ATGCCCCGGTCGCTCTCCCGCCTCGTCCCCGTTGCACTTGCCGGTACGGCGGCCATCGCGCTGCTCACCGGCGCCGACACCGCGAAGCCCCAGACGCAGTGGCAGGCCCGCCCTTCCGAGGCTGCGCGCGTCACGCGCGTGGAGAAGACCCTCCCGCCCTACGCGCTGCCCGGCGGCAAGCCCACGAAGCTCACGCTGCAGCAGTGGATGGCGCTGTACAAGATTCCCGGCCTCAGCGTGGCCGTGTTCGACAAGGGCGCGCTGGTGTGGGCGCGCAGCTACGGCGTGAAGCAGTCGGGCGGCAGCGAGCCCGTGGCGATCGACACGCTCTTCCAGGCGGCCTCCATCAGCAAGCCGGTCACGGCGCTCGCGGTGCTGCACGAGGCCGAGCAGCGCAAGTGGTCGCTCGATGGCAACCTCAACGACCTGCTCGTCTCGTGGAAGGTGCCGGACAACGAATTCACGACGAAGGAGAAGGTCACGCTGCGTCGGGTGCTCAGCCACAACGCGGGCCTCACGGTGCACGGCTTCCCCGGCTACGCGGTGGACGAGCCCCTGCCCACCCTGAAGCAGGTGCTGGACGGGCAGAAGCCCGCGAACACCGACCCCATCCGCGTGGACATGGTCCCGGGCACCGAGACGCGCTACAGCGGCGGCGGCTACGTGGTGCTGCAGCAGCTGCTCATCGACCAGACGAAGAAGCCCTTCGCGCAGGAGCTGCAGGAGGTGGTGCTCGGGCCGCTCGGCATGGAGCACAGCACCTTCGAGCAGCCGCTGCCGGCCGCGCGCGCGGGCAACGCCGCCACCGCCACCTACGCGAGCGGCGAGAGCGTGAAGGGGCGCTGGCACGTGTACCCCGAGATGGCGCCCGCGGGACTGTGGACCACGCCCACCGACCTGACGAAGGTGGCGCTCGAGGTGCTCCAGGCGCGCGCGGGCAAGAGCCAACGCGTTCTGTCCCAGGCGATGGCGAAGCAGATGCTCACGAAGCAGTCGGACGGGTACGGGCTCGGCTTCCACGTGGAGGAGGGGAGCGAAGAGTTCGGCCACGGCGGCAGCAATGAGGGCTTCCAGTCCCTCCTCGCCGTCTTCGGCGACGCGAGGAGCGGCGTGGCGATGATGGCCAACTCGGACAACGGTGCCTTCCTCTTCACGCGCATCGCCGCGGCCATTGCGAAGGAGTACGGCTGGAAGGGCTTCGACATGCGGCGCCTCGAGTCACCCCTGATGACGGCGGACCTGATCGCGCGTCTGCAGGGCGCGGACGCCGTGCTCGCCTTCTTCAAGTCCATGGAGGGCAAGGGCCCGGGTGGCCGCGGCCTGCCGCCACAGCTGCTCAGCCAGGTGGGCTACGGGCAGCTGCTCTCGGGAAAGTACGCGGATGCCATCAAGCTGCTGCAGGAGGCCGCACGCCTCGCCCCCGCGGATGCGGACACCCACGACACGCTGGGCGAGGCCTACTCCAAGGCGGGCCAGAAGGAGCAGGCGATCGCGAGCTACCGGAAGTCGCTGCAACTGGACCCCAAGAACACCAACGCGGTGCGCATGCTGGAGAAGCTCGGCGCGAAGCCCTGA
- a CDS encoding glucose 1-dehydrogenase, translated as MSTLFSLKDRVAIVTGASRGIGEAIALRLAEAGAAVVLAARKPEALQAVVSRIEAAGGRALAVPAHTGKAEDIEALVQKAVSHFGKVDVLVNNAATNPYFGPMLDIEDSAWEKTFEVNVKGYFLMARGVIRHLQERGAPGSIINVASIAGIRAAPFQGVYGMTKAAVISMTQTLAQEVGAGGIRVNAIAPGLVETRFAAAIVQNDDLKQRVVERTALGRHAQPDEISGAAVFLASDASSYLTGQVMVVDGGTTMTT; from the coding sequence ATGAGCACGCTCTTCTCCCTGAAGGATCGGGTCGCAATCGTCACCGGCGCGAGCCGCGGCATCGGCGAGGCCATCGCCCTGCGCCTGGCCGAGGCAGGCGCCGCGGTGGTGCTCGCCGCGCGCAAGCCGGAGGCGCTGCAGGCGGTGGTCTCGCGCATCGAGGCGGCCGGCGGCCGGGCGCTCGCGGTGCCCGCGCACACCGGCAAGGCCGAGGACATCGAGGCGCTGGTGCAGAAGGCGGTGAGCCACTTCGGCAAGGTGGACGTGCTGGTGAACAACGCCGCCACCAACCCCTACTTCGGCCCGATGCTCGACATCGAGGACAGCGCCTGGGAGAAGACCTTCGAGGTGAACGTGAAGGGCTACTTCCTGATGGCGCGCGGGGTCATCCGCCACCTGCAGGAGCGCGGCGCCCCGGGCTCCATCATCAACGTGGCGAGCATCGCCGGCATCCGCGCCGCGCCCTTCCAGGGCGTGTACGGGATGACCAAGGCGGCCGTCATCTCCATGACCCAGACGCTGGCGCAGGAGGTGGGCGCGGGCGGCATCCGCGTGAACGCGATCGCCCCGGGCCTGGTGGAGACGCGCTTCGCGGCGGCCATCGTGCAGAACGACGACCTGAAGCAGCGCGTGGTGGAGCGCACCGCGCTCGGGCGCCACGCGCAGCCGGACGAGATCTCCGGCGCAGCCGTCTTCCTCGCGAGCGACGCGAGCTCCTACCTCACCGGCCAGGTGATGGTGGTGGACGGCGGCACCACGATGACGACGTAG
- a CDS encoding cytochrome c: MTRSLLLALALLFTAHAQAAEPDAAELWAAKCKNCHGPDGRAQTKVGQKERIDDFSEAAWQQHHSDDHLRKVIRDGSPDNKKMKAYKDKLTPEQIDALVKYIRTLKR, translated from the coding sequence ATGACCCGCTCGCTCCTGCTCGCACTCGCCCTGCTGTTCACCGCCCACGCCCAGGCCGCCGAGCCCGACGCCGCCGAGCTCTGGGCGGCCAAGTGCAAGAACTGCCATGGCCCGGACGGGCGCGCGCAGACGAAGGTGGGGCAGAAGGAGCGCATCGACGACTTCTCCGAGGCCGCGTGGCAGCAGCACCACTCGGATGACCACCTGCGCAAGGTCATCCGCGACGGCTCGCCCGACAACAAGAAGATGAAGGCCTACAAGGACAAGCTCACGCCCGAGCAGATCGACGCGCTGGTGAAGTACATCCGCACGCTGAAGCGCTAG